A portion of the Clupea harengus chromosome 18, Ch_v2.0.2, whole genome shotgun sequence genome contains these proteins:
- the LOC122133757 gene encoding butyrophilin subfamily 2 member A2-like, producing the protein MEMTENILEEAQTYRVNGSPSDEDKSRDTNYDFSKDIKEAQSFKIFGFYKMAVVFLGLLCVLLSAVIVGLYIQTEGTRQFQLRYNNQTEEKDQQQMQYNNQTEEKDQLQMQYNKLNEEKGQLQMQYNKLNEEKGQLQMQYNKLNEEKSQLTAKFTTERDEIQRRLCKLESHDMKTIKQHAVDVTLDPDTASPYLTLSADGKQATLGPRREGVLKTSKRFWTNYCVQGKEGFSSGKFYYEVEVEITWYVGVVRESINRTHHITLSPGSGHWTQWEKMSTPKRVGIFVDYDAEPYHHLISPMISSQSP; encoded by the exons ATGGAGATGACAGAGAACATTCTAGAAGAGGCCCAGACTTACAGAGTAAACGGATCTCCCAGTGACGAAGATAAATCAAGAGATACCAACTATGACTTTAGCAAAGACATCAAAGAAGCTCAAAGTTTCAAAATCTTTG GTTTCTACAAGATGGCTGTGGTGTTTCTTGGGCTGCTGTGTGTCCTCCTTTCGGCTGTTATCGTTGGACTATACATCCAAACTGAGGGGACAAGACAGTTTCAGCTCCGGTACAACAAtcaaacagaagagaaagaccAGCAACAGATGCAGTACAACAAtcaaacagaagagaaagaccAGCTACAGATGCAGTACAACAAACTGAATGAAGAGAAAGGCCAGCTACAGATGCAGTACAACAAACTGAATGAAGAGAAAGGCCAGCTACAGATGCAGTACAACAAACTGAATGAAGAGAAATCCCAGCTGACGGCCAAATTCACGACTGAGAGAGATGAAATACAGAGGCGTCTTTGCAAACTGG AATCGCATGACATGAAGACAATTAAACAACATGCAG TTGATGTGACTCTAGATCCTGACACAGCATCTccttatctcactctctctgctgatGGGAAACAAGCAACATTAGGACCGAGGAGAGAGGGTGTCCTTAAGACCTCTAAGAGGTTTTGGACTAATTACTGTGTTCAGGGAAAAGAGGGTTTCTCCTCTGGTAAATTCTACTATGAAGTCGAGGTAGAGATTACCTGGTATGTGGGAGTGGTCAGGGAGTCCATTAACAGGACTCACCACATAACACTGTCTCCTGGGagtggacactggacacaatggGAGAAAATGTCCACGCCCAAAAGGGTGGGGATTTTTGTGGATTATGATGCAG
- the ccdc166 gene encoding basal body-orientation factor 1 — protein sequence MPPKKTERKPDVELPTPPESDKDSVLQKEYGILTNTLLNLKRKLEQLRKENEFLQNEANQTRMESHEYMAYVSKRTQKRQKAIVTLSDQNHQQLESLSEQREKLLEKYEEQASELKQKILEKENELALLNIEIADLREFKSLQQQQLSRIAELEKEGLAMRCCHSESLQALKSDFLTKKECHQNQAQQEVNNLALAANREASECLLSHTQEVAQENECLRTELQQLIQRAHVLRTHQDRLQAQRRQLLMEKEYVQELRRLRAVPHSHSRPQGGSNAVQPPPQQDAEPGTQERGTSEA from the exons ATGCCTCCAAAGAAAACCGAGCGTAAGCCGGATGTCGAGTTACCTACACCACCCGAATCCGACAAAGATAGCGTGTTGCAAAAAGA GTACGGCATTCTTACCAACACACTGCTAAACCTCAAGAGGAAACTTGAACAGCT ACGGAAAGAGAACGAGTTCCTTCAGAATGAAGCCAACCAGACGCGCATGGAGAGT CACGAGTACATGGCATACGTGTCCAAGAGGACTCAGAAGCGTCAGAAGGCCATAGTCACGTTGAGTGACCAGAACCATCAGCAGCTGGAGAGCCTTAGCGAGCAGCGAGAGAAGCTCCTGGAAAAATACGAGGAGCAGGCCAGCG AACTAAAGCAGAAAATCCTGGAGAAGGAAAATGAGCTTGCTCTGCTGAACATTGAGATTGCTGATCTAAGAGAATTTAAG agcctgcagcagcaacagctcaGCCGTATTGccgagctggagaaggaggggtTGGCCATGCGCTGCTGTCACTCGGAGTCGCTGCAGGCCCTGAAGTCGGACTTCCTGACGAAGAAGGAGTGCCACCAGAACCAGGCCCAACAGGAGGTCAATAACCTCGCCCTGGCAGCCAACCGG GAGGCGTCCGAGTGTCTGCTGTCCCACACGCAGGAGGTGGCGCAGGAGAACGAGTGCCTGCGCACTGAGCTGCAGCAGCTCATCCAGCGGGCGCATGTCCTGCGCACCCACCAGGACCGGCTGCAGGCCCAGCGCCGCCAACTGCTGATGGAGAAGGAGTACGTGCAGGAGCTCCGCCGCCTGCGAGCCGTGCCGCACTCCCACTCCAGGCCACAAGGCGGCTCTAACGCTGTGCAGCCGCCACCTCAACAGGATGCAGAACCGGGAACACAAGAGCGTGGGACAAGTGAAGCATAG